A genomic window from Halorubrum trapanicum includes:
- a CDS encoding aminotransferase class I/II-fold pyridoxal phosphate-dependent enzyme, whose translation MRIDPFGLERWFAEHEHEADIMLAESGIRSLDASRFDLDPGKLGYVIPTNGDPEFRASVGDRYDRSADEVLFTCGTQEANFLTFLSLLGDEGAVDGEGGGSDGDAAGVGSGTHAVVVTPTYQALHAVPDAFGDVTRVELEPPEWELDPEAIADAARDDTAVIVVNNPNNPTGKYHDEAAMRAVYDVAVERDAYLLCDEVYRLLAEEPQPPVASYGAHGISTTSLTKAYGLAGLRFGWIAGPEPVVERAWQWKDYTTISPSLFGQHVAKQALGRREDRILAENRELASDHRETVADWVDEHDLDWLDPVGVNAFVTLPEGFDDAEAFCRTVVEEASVVLAPGNLFGFPNRFRIGFGLPTEELEDGLDRVTRVIEDHAAASGSAAATGGDA comes from the coding sequence ATGCGCATCGACCCGTTCGGCCTCGAACGCTGGTTCGCGGAGCACGAACACGAGGCCGACATCATGCTGGCCGAGAGCGGCATCCGGTCGCTCGATGCGAGTCGGTTCGACCTCGACCCAGGGAAGCTCGGCTACGTCATCCCGACGAACGGCGACCCCGAGTTCCGGGCGTCCGTCGGCGACCGCTACGACCGCTCCGCCGACGAGGTCCTCTTCACCTGCGGCACCCAAGAGGCGAACTTCCTGACGTTCCTCTCGCTTCTGGGCGACGAGGGCGCCGTCGACGGGGAGGGAGGCGGCTCGGACGGCGACGCGGCGGGCGTCGGCTCCGGCACCCACGCCGTCGTCGTCACCCCCACGTATCAGGCGCTCCACGCCGTCCCGGACGCGTTCGGCGACGTGACCCGCGTCGAGCTGGAGCCGCCGGAGTGGGAGCTGGACCCCGAGGCTATCGCCGACGCCGCCCGCGACGACACGGCCGTCATCGTCGTGAACAACCCGAACAACCCCACCGGGAAGTACCACGACGAGGCCGCGATGCGGGCCGTCTACGACGTCGCGGTCGAGCGCGACGCCTACCTGCTCTGCGACGAGGTGTACCGCCTCCTCGCCGAGGAGCCACAGCCCCCGGTCGCGAGCTACGGCGCGCACGGTATCTCCACCACCAGCCTCACGAAGGCGTACGGGCTCGCCGGCCTGCGATTCGGCTGGATCGCCGGGCCGGAACCGGTCGTCGAGCGCGCGTGGCAGTGGAAGGACTACACGACCATCTCGCCGAGCCTGTTCGGCCAGCACGTGGCGAAGCAGGCCTTAGGCCGGCGCGAGGACCGCATCCTCGCCGAGAACCGCGAGCTGGCGAGCGACCACCGCGAGACGGTCGCGGACTGGGTCGACGAGCACGACCTCGACTGGCTCGACCCCGTCGGCGTCAACGCGTTCGTCACTCTCCCCGAGGGCTTCGACGACGCGGAGGCGTTCTGCCGGACGGTCGTCGAGGAGGCGAGCGTCGTCCTCGCGCCCGGCAACCTGTTCGGCTTCCCGAACCGCTTCCGGATCGGGTTCGGCCTCCCGACCGAGGAGCTGGAAGACGGGCTCGACCGCGTGACCCGCGTGATCGAGGACCACGCGGCGGCGTCCGGCTCGGCCGCGGCGACCGGAGGTGACGCCTGA
- a CDS encoding AI-2E family transporter, giving the protein MVLTRQRLLAVLLVALATLAAAVLAEVLRTVVFAVTVAYVLFPLRQRLVGRGLSRRIACAAATAVAFVGATLLVAPLLYALYRRRSELIAILEGIPDVVPISVGGFETVVEIAPFVAAAETWIRGVAIAVAGAAPVLVLELVVFTFLVYGILYRPGAVGTAVFGVVPAEYHDIPTRLHRRTRETLYSIYVLQAATAAGTFVLALAVFRALGYGSPVLLAVIAGVLQFVPVVGPSVLVVALGVGDFLVGETARAVAVLAIGLVVVAFVPDAVIRTRLAGRTGKIAPGLYFVGFVGGILTLGAVGVIVGPLVVSLLLEAIDMLSEGGAASGGVAAAAESVDGSDDSPD; this is encoded by the coding sequence ATGGTTCTCACCCGGCAACGGCTGCTGGCGGTGCTGCTCGTCGCGCTGGCGACGCTCGCGGCGGCCGTGCTGGCGGAGGTGCTGCGGACGGTCGTGTTCGCGGTCACCGTCGCGTACGTCCTGTTCCCGCTCCGGCAGCGGCTCGTCGGCCGCGGCCTCTCGCGTCGGATCGCGTGCGCCGCCGCCACCGCGGTGGCGTTCGTCGGCGCGACGCTCCTCGTGGCGCCGCTGCTGTACGCGCTGTACCGGCGCCGCTCGGAGCTGATCGCGATCCTCGAGGGGATCCCGGACGTGGTCCCGATCAGCGTCGGCGGCTTCGAGACGGTCGTCGAGATCGCGCCGTTCGTCGCGGCAGCCGAGACGTGGATCCGCGGGGTCGCGATCGCGGTCGCGGGCGCGGCGCCGGTGCTCGTCTTGGAACTCGTCGTGTTCACGTTCCTCGTGTACGGTATCCTCTATCGCCCCGGCGCGGTCGGAACGGCCGTCTTCGGCGTCGTCCCGGCCGAGTACCACGACATTCCGACTCGACTCCACAGGCGGACGCGGGAGACGCTGTACTCGATCTACGTGCTTCAGGCCGCGACCGCGGCGGGCACGTTCGTCCTCGCGCTCGCGGTGTTCCGGGCGCTGGGGTACGGCTCGCCGGTCCTGTTGGCCGTTATCGCGGGCGTCCTCCAGTTCGTCCCCGTCGTCGGCCCGAGCGTCCTCGTCGTCGCGCTCGGCGTCGGCGACTTTCTCGTCGGTGAGACCGCGCGGGCGGTCGCCGTGCTGGCTATCGGGCTCGTCGTCGTCGCCTTCGTGCCCGACGCGGTGATCCGGACCCGTCTCGCCGGTCGGACCGGGAAGATCGCTCCCGGGCTCTACTTCGTCGGGTTCGTCGGCGGCATCCTCACGCTCGGCGCCGTCGGCGTCATCGTCGGCCCGCTCGTCGTCTCGCTGCTGCTCGAAGCCATCGACATGCTCTCGGAAGGCGGCGCGGCGTCGGGGGGCGTCGCGGCGGCGGCCGAGTCAGTCGACGGGAGCGATGACTCGCCGGACTGA
- a CDS encoding thermonuclease family protein, which produces MSVRWRPIAVVLLVVLAGCAGAPVPDVGSESPPADLNSPPDNPDGIDPNDPDDTAWTGTVVRVVDGDTMEVEFPNGEVDTVRLLGVDTPETSAESTSPGEFEGIPETDAGRAHLRAWGLEASAFAESELAGEEVTVVTGGDRRGGYGRLLAVLYVDGEDFNERLLTEGYARLYDTEFALRDAYAAAEADAMERGAGLWAFDESDYPTEPSEVDDEDLPPLPEDGDYDCGDFDTRAEANAVLDRSPGDPHDLDADGDGEACESLP; this is translated from the coding sequence ATGAGCGTTCGCTGGCGGCCGATCGCCGTCGTCCTCCTCGTCGTGCTCGCCGGTTGCGCCGGCGCGCCGGTCCCGGACGTCGGCTCCGAATCGCCGCCCGCCGACCTCAATTCCCCGCCCGACAATCCCGACGGCATCGACCCCAACGACCCGGACGACACCGCCTGGACCGGCACCGTCGTGCGCGTCGTCGACGGCGACACGATGGAGGTCGAGTTCCCGAACGGCGAGGTCGACACCGTCCGGCTGCTCGGCGTCGACACGCCCGAGACGAGCGCGGAGTCGACCTCGCCCGGCGAGTTCGAGGGGATCCCGGAGACGGACGCCGGCCGGGCGCACCTCCGGGCGTGGGGCCTTGAGGCGTCGGCGTTCGCGGAGTCGGAGCTCGCCGGCGAGGAAGTCACGGTCGTCACCGGCGGCGACCGTCGCGGGGGCTACGGGCGCCTCCTCGCGGTGCTGTACGTCGACGGCGAGGACTTCAACGAGCGCCTGCTGACCGAGGGGTACGCGCGGCTGTACGACACCGAGTTCGCGCTGCGCGACGCGTACGCAGCGGCCGAGGCGGACGCGATGGAGCGCGGGGCGGGGCTCTGGGCGTTCGACGAGTCCGACTACCCCACCGAGCCGAGCGAGGTCGACGACGAGGACCTCCCGCCGCTCCCCGAGGACGGCGACTACGACTGCGGCGACTTCGACACGCGGGCGGAGGCGAACGCGGTCCTCGACCGGTCGCCGGGCGACCCGCACGACCTCGACGCCGACGGCGACGGCGAGGCGTGCGAGTCGCTCCCGTGA
- a CDS encoding succinic semialdehyde dehydrogenase: MSSTDPPTAVGDAPTLAARRLDGLADRAARARPADDGDDGDGPSGDPDAIDVFAPATDERIGSVPACGADDVAAAVERARDAQAAWAETPAAERARIVERFGDLVADRREELLDVLQVETGKSRRTAVEELFDVPSGCAYVAGEAPDALAEERRRGVAPGIAAATVTYEPVGVVGVISPWNYPLTLSMADAIPALAAGNAVVLKPDEKTPYGALLLSELLELAGLPDGLFQVVTGEGPTVGPPLIDAVDYVAFTGSTAVGRSIAERAGRNLIGCSLELGGNNPLVVCGDADVDEVARGAVQACFSNTGQLCLSAERIYVVESAYDAFLDAFVRETEALTLGVGYDYDADLGSLVDADQLARVESHVDDARERGATVEIGGRARADVAPYCYEPTILTGVDPDATLACEETFGPVAAVTPVPDAAAAVDAANDSPYGLNASVWTADRERGAELAREIDCGTVNVNDAFLATWGANDAPMGGFGDSGLGRRHGPEGIQRYAESRTVGVSRVGPLTFPDRIPTDWFVGGAFAAMGVGRRVRRGLRAVRRRLSRR; this comes from the coding sequence ATGTCCTCGACGGACCCCCCCACCGCTGTCGGCGACGCGCCGACGCTCGCGGCGCGACGACTCGACGGCCTCGCCGACCGCGCGGCGCGAGCGCGGCCAGCGGACGACGGCGACGACGGCGACGGCCCGAGCGGCGACCCCGACGCGATCGACGTGTTCGCCCCGGCGACCGACGAGCGGATCGGGAGCGTGCCGGCCTGCGGCGCGGACGACGTGGCGGCCGCGGTCGAGCGCGCTCGGGACGCACAGGCGGCGTGGGCCGAGACGCCCGCGGCGGAGCGCGCGCGGATCGTCGAGCGGTTCGGCGACCTCGTCGCGGACCGCCGGGAGGAGCTGCTCGACGTCCTCCAGGTCGAGACCGGGAAGTCCCGCCGCACCGCGGTCGAGGAGCTGTTCGACGTGCCGAGCGGCTGCGCGTACGTCGCGGGCGAGGCGCCCGACGCGCTCGCCGAGGAGCGCCGCCGCGGCGTCGCACCCGGGATCGCGGCCGCGACGGTCACGTACGAGCCGGTCGGCGTCGTCGGCGTGATCTCGCCGTGGAACTACCCGCTGACCCTGTCGATGGCCGACGCGATCCCAGCGCTGGCCGCGGGCAACGCGGTCGTCCTCAAGCCGGACGAGAAGACGCCGTACGGGGCCCTGCTACTCTCCGAACTGCTGGAGCTCGCCGGCCTCCCCGACGGCCTCTTTCAGGTCGTCACCGGCGAGGGACCGACCGTCGGCCCGCCGCTGATCGACGCGGTCGACTACGTCGCGTTCACCGGCAGCACGGCGGTCGGGCGGAGCATCGCGGAGCGCGCGGGCCGGAACCTGATCGGCTGCTCGCTGGAGCTCGGCGGCAACAACCCGCTCGTCGTGTGCGGGGACGCCGACGTCGACGAGGTCGCCCGCGGCGCGGTCCAGGCCTGCTTCTCGAACACCGGCCAGCTCTGTCTCTCCGCCGAGCGGATCTACGTCGTCGAGTCCGCGTACGACGCGTTCCTTGACGCGTTCGTCCGCGAGACCGAGGCGCTGACGCTCGGGGTCGGCTACGACTACGACGCCGACCTCGGCTCGCTCGTCGACGCCGACCAGCTCGCGCGCGTCGAGTCGCACGTCGACGACGCCCGCGAGCGCGGCGCGACCGTCGAGATCGGCGGCCGCGCCCGGGCCGACGTCGCGCCGTACTGCTACGAGCCGACGATCTTGACCGGCGTCGACCCGGACGCGACGCTCGCCTGTGAGGAGACGTTCGGCCCCGTCGCCGCGGTGACGCCGGTCCCGGACGCGGCGGCCGCGGTCGACGCGGCCAACGACTCTCCGTACGGCCTCAACGCGAGCGTCTGGACCGCGGACCGCGAGCGGGGCGCCGAGCTCGCCCGCGAGATCGACTGCGGCACGGTGAACGTCAACGACGCGTTCCTCGCGACGTGGGGCGCAAACGACGCGCCGATGGGCGGGTTCGGCGACTCCGGGCTCGGGCGCCGACACGGACCGGAGGGGATTCAGCGGTACGCGGAGTCGCGGACGGTCGGCGTCTCGCGGGTCGGCCCGCTGACCTTCCCCGACCGGATCCCGACCGACTGGTTCGTCGGCGGGGCGTTCGCCGCGATGGGGGTCGGGCGGCGGGTGCGCCGCGGCCTCCGAGCGGTCCGCCGTCGCCTGTCGCGCCGCTGA
- a CDS encoding aldo/keto reductase gives MEYTTLGGTGTTVSGLALGCMSFGSGHDWMLDEEEGRELIERAIELGITFFDTANVYSNGESEEILGDVLGEYDRDEFVVATKVYGEMDESNPNSGGLSRKAIEQELSNSLDRLGMDTIDLYQIHRWDYDTPIEETLATLDDAVRRGDVRYIGASSMWAHQFAEALHTSEREGYERFVTMQNLYNLAYREEEREMVPLCQKKDVGMIPWSPVGAGYLARPYEQDDATTRGEHETELGRPYREGGGEEINRRVEELADEKGVKMAQIALRWVAGKDVVDAPIVGTSSVEHLEDAVEALDVDLSDSDVEWLEEPYEPVRVSGHE, from the coding sequence ATGGAGTACACGACGCTGGGCGGGACCGGGACGACCGTGAGCGGACTCGCGCTGGGCTGTATGAGCTTCGGGAGCGGCCACGACTGGATGCTCGACGAGGAGGAGGGCCGCGAGCTGATCGAGCGCGCGATCGAACTCGGGATCACGTTCTTCGACACCGCGAACGTCTACTCGAACGGGGAGAGCGAGGAGATCCTCGGCGACGTCCTCGGCGAGTACGACCGCGACGAGTTCGTCGTCGCCACGAAGGTGTACGGCGAGATGGACGAGTCGAACCCCAACTCTGGCGGGCTCTCCCGGAAGGCGATCGAACAGGAGCTGTCGAACTCGCTCGACCGGCTCGGGATGGACACGATCGACCTGTACCAGATCCACCGCTGGGATTACGACACGCCGATCGAGGAGACGCTCGCGACGCTCGACGACGCGGTGCGGCGCGGCGACGTGCGCTATATCGGCGCCTCCTCGATGTGGGCCCACCAGTTCGCGGAGGCGCTTCACACGAGCGAGCGCGAGGGGTACGAACGGTTCGTCACGATGCAGAACCTCTACAACCTCGCGTACCGCGAGGAGGAGCGGGAGATGGTCCCGCTCTGTCAAAAGAAAGATGTGGGAATGATCCCGTGGAGCCCCGTCGGCGCGGGGTACCTCGCGCGACCGTACGAACAGGACGACGCGACCACGCGCGGGGAACACGAGACCGAACTCGGCCGGCCCTACCGCGAGGGCGGCGGCGAGGAGATCAACCGCCGCGTCGAGGAGCTCGCCGACGAGAAGGGCGTGAAGATGGCGCAGATCGCGCTCCGGTGGGTGGCCGGCAAGGACGTCGTCGACGCGCCCATCGTCGGCACCTCCAGCGTCGAACACCTCGAAGACGCCGTCGAGGCGCTCGACGTCGACCTCTCCGACTCCGACGTCGAGTGGCTCGAAGAGCCGTACGAGCCGGTCCGCGTCTCCGGTCACGAGTAG
- a CDS encoding NAD(P)/FAD-dependent oxidoreductase, whose amino-acid sequence MTDVAIVGGGPAGLSAGLFASKNGLDTVLFDTDGTWMHKAHLFNYLGVGSVGGSEFLATARQQVDDFGVDRHQGEEVTAVEEAGDGFAVTTEEGEYDADYVVLATGANRDLAEELGCEFDDDDTVSVGVSMETSVEGVYATGAMARAEEWQAVISAGDGAAAALNILSNEKGEHYHDFDVPDTAASVFGDLIDDE is encoded by the coding sequence ATGACAGACGTCGCAATCGTCGGCGGTGGACCCGCCGGACTGAGCGCGGGACTGTTCGCGAGCAAGAACGGCCTCGACACCGTCCTCTTCGACACGGACGGGACGTGGATGCACAAGGCGCACCTGTTCAACTACCTCGGCGTGGGCTCCGTCGGCGGCAGCGAGTTCCTGGCGACCGCGCGCCAGCAGGTCGACGACTTCGGCGTCGACCGCCACCAAGGCGAGGAGGTCACCGCCGTCGAAGAGGCCGGCGACGGCTTCGCCGTGACGACCGAGGAGGGCGAGTACGACGCCGACTACGTCGTCCTCGCGACGGGCGCGAACCGCGACCTCGCGGAGGAGCTGGGCTGCGAGTTCGACGACGACGACACCGTCAGCGTCGGCGTCTCGATGGAGACCAGCGTCGAGGGCGTCTACGCGACCGGCGCGATGGCCCGCGCCGAGGAGTGGCAGGCGGTCATCTCCGCGGGCGACGGCGCCGCCGCCGCGCTCAACATCCTCTCGAACGAGAAGGGCGAGCACTACCACGACTTCGACGTGCCCGACACCGCAGCCTCCGTGTTCGGCGACCTGATCGACGACGAGTAA